taaatatcaattaGGTCACTTACtgcgtccaaatgtatcaaatgAGTCACTGATTACAAAACtttgaaaattttgtatcaaaaatatcactttatcgtttgttgaaattttgaaagtattatatatttagtttcacacatattttatgaatgatattacatATAAATTGAAGGTTCCGAGTTCTACTATTTTAGCTAATattgttagatttttaaaattttatctaactatttatttttaagtttttgattattttatttaatttaaataacaataaatagtatataaatttttaaaaatctaaaaatattatttaaaatactataactcatttagatgtaatatcATTCATAGAAAAtttgcgaaactcaatatataatattttcagaatttcgactaacgataaagtgatatttttgataaaaaaattttgatGAGTAACTAATATGAATCAGTTTTGTAATCAGTGACTCATTTGATaaatttttcggtttcggtttgatCCCGTAAATTTGTAGGGTGCCGTGTATAAAGAGAGGGGGAATGAGATTCACAATGCAGGGGAATCCATACTGGAACTTAATTTTGTTCACGAACGTTGCTGGTGCGGGTGACATAGTCAGCGCAGAGATAAAGGGTTCCAACACGGATTGGATGAGCATGACCCGCAACTGGGGTCAAAACTGGCAGTCAACTCATGTCCTGGTTGGTCAGTCACTGTCTTTCAGGGTCACAGCCAGTGACGGCAGCGTGTCAGAGTCTCTCAACGTTGTTCCTTCTAATTGGCAGTTTGGTCAGACCTTTTCCGGCAATCaattttagggttttttaaAAGTCAACTCTACTATTAGGTCACTTAATTATGGTAATTAACgtagtttttgttttatttccGTCATTACATTTGTTCCCATAAATAAGTTGAAGGGGATTTTTAGCACTTAGTTTCCGCATAATTACTCATTTCAAACTGAATAATTGATTTTGTCATTTTTGGTAGtgtattttttatctttttaatgCCTCAATTACGTGTTTGATGATTTGAACTAATTAGTAGataatattttaactaattaGTCGTCTCAATATCGGGTGGATAATAtgtttactactccctccgtctcatgtCCGTTTTGGGGAAAAAATTGTCCTAATTCAATACAACTTCATCCCTATATTAATTATGACTTTTTTGAAACCCaatattattctcatttctcaatgcactaaatcactatatttattgtgatttttttgaaactcaactctaTTCTCCTTTATCAATGTACCAATTAATAATACATgacataaaattatatctaaccaatcattttcttaatatacgtgtttatttcaaaatggacctataaattgagacggagagagGAATAAAGTTGTTTCAGTAGCGGGATCAGGATTTTAAACAACTCAAGGCTGAAATCTCTGGAGCAGAGTTTTTTTAGATAATAAATGACGACTAACATCTGACGTTTTCTTAAACATGTTTGTTTTTCAGGCAATCAGTTCAGGGTTAATTTTGTAGATCATTCATCTTATTAGTTCATGTACTCTTGCTGACTTGTGTAATTTAAATGATTATCAGTGATAAATAAGTTGAATGATATGGATTAAAGTAAAATGATAAAAAGTGACAAATGTGGTATGAAAAGAAAAAGGTGGTACTAGTGTTTAGCTTGGAGGTATGAATACCACAAGCAGAAACACAGATAGAAGGTGATAATGCTGCTCAGAATTATACATAGAATGATGATGAGGACATAAAAAGGGATAAAAATGACTTGAGTTATAGTGTTTCTAGCATTAGATAAATAGTAGTCTGGAATTACTTTTCATCGGCTAACCATCAACAATATTCAACCAACTCCATCATACCCCCTATCAGATATTACGTTGCTCTTTGGATGCCTCGCCACAAATTTACGACACGACTCCTACATTCGAATCCCATGCACATAACTTCACATGGCTATATCGGAAATTAAAATTAGAGCTTGTTCGCGTCAAATGATTGGCGGCGTTTCTTCAGGTTTGCTGCAGCTTCTGGCTGCCCCTTTCTCATCATGGCTACAAATTCTTCGTAGTTTATGCGACCATCCTGCAATTTCAGTGGTTTTTTAGCTTTACTCAATTGTGTATTTTATGCAGGTTGGTTTAGAATGTTAAAATGTTGGAAAAACGAATGTAAGGCGGCTTTGTAAGTACTCACGTTATCTGCATCGACGTCGGAGATGATTTCCTTTATATCCTTGTCGTTAGACATGCCATATTCACGGAGAGCTTGCTCTAGTTCTTCCATGGTGATATACCTGGTTTCAGAAAGATATTCAATTCTGTTAATATTGGATTTGCTGTACTACTTCTCTAATCCGTAATGGTGTGCAATTCTATTAGAAGCCGTTTGgaaacatgcatttcatttcaaatgacaggatttgagttgtcatttcaaattctcatatTTATACTGATATCTGAATgtgtggatttcaaatgaaatccaaatccaaattcccaaacaggttatttgatcaaatccagaatttcaaatgaaatccagcTTCCCAAACAGGCCATTAACATCTTTTCACAAGAACAGTTTGTGCAATAATGCAGAGTTTCTGAATAGACTCATAAGAATATGCATTTGCTTTTAAGTTGGTTGATAAGATACTTACCCACTGTTATCTTTATCGAAGTACTGGAATGCAGTGAAGAGATGCTCTTCTCTGTCCATTCTATTCATATGCATTGTTGCTGTAATGAACTCATCATAATCAATGGTTCCGTTTCCATCTGCATCAGCCTGTTTTTCCCCACAACAAAATATGCATCATTAAAACGCGCTTTCTATTATATGCTGGAAATGCAAAATACTATTGTAAAGTTTTGGGTGACTTACAGCTTCCATCAACTGTTGGACTTCAAATTCAGATAGTTTTGTTCCTTGCTTGGCCAGGCCCAGCTTCAATTCCTCGAGGGTGATTGTGCCACTGTTGTCTGAATCCATACCTTTGAACATCTGCTTCAGTCCCATGATCTCTTCCTCCGAGAGGCAACCTGCAATAACCTACATTTTCCAAAAACCAAAACCATCATCAAGATTCCCAAAAAAGGACCTCATAACAGAAGTGCAATTTTTTAGATGAGTATAAGAATATTCTTCATACCCGAAGGGCAACTTTCTTGAAATTATTCATCGCTCTGAATTGTTTCAACCTGTCAAGAACAGCATTGTCAAGCGGGGTATCAGGTGCTTCGCCATCCTCCTTAATCCATGGATGAGCTGAAAAAAACAACGGTTATATTATGAAAAGCTTGGTATCAAAATAACATATAACTTATCAGAAAACTTATGTTATTTTACTTACAAAGAACTTGGATTGCAGTTAGCCTCTGCTTGGGATCAGTGGTCAACATCTTCTTAACGAGATCCTTTGCTTGAGGTGAAATTGCAGGCCATGGATCGCATGAAAAATCAACATGTCCGCGCAAGATTGCATTGAAAATTCCATGCTCCGATTCTGCCCAGAATGGAGGAACACCGCATAGAAGAATGTATAGCATGACCCCGATGCTCCAGATATCAACTTCTGGTCCATAATTTCTCTTGAGCACTTCTGGTGCAATATAATAGGCACTGCCAACAATGTCC
This genomic window from Daucus carota subsp. sativus chromosome 7, DH1 v3.0, whole genome shotgun sequence contains:
- the LOC108193367 gene encoding calcium-dependent protein kinase 34, yielding MGNCCSQESTAEPTNDAAGEIKEESSQGDKSNGGGGNAASTPAKATTPPNASPKPSKAHPIGPVLGRPMEDVRSTYTIGKELGRGQFGVTHLCTHKQTGEQFACKTIAKRKLVNKEDIEDVRREVQIMHHLTGQPNIVELKGAFEDKHSVHLVMELCAGGELFDRIIAKGHYTERAAASLLRTIVQIVHTCHQMGVIHRDLKPENFLLLNKDENSPLKATDFGLSVFYKQGEQFKDIVGSAYYIAPEVLKRNYGPEVDIWSIGVMLYILLCGVPPFWAESEHGIFNAILRGHVDFSCDPWPAISPQAKDLVKKMLTTDPKQRLTAIQVLSHPWIKEDGEAPDTPLDNAVLDRLKQFRAMNNFKKVALRVIAGCLSEEEIMGLKQMFKGMDSDNSGTITLEELKLGLAKQGTKLSEFEVQQLMEAADADGNGTIDYDEFITATMHMNRMDREEHLFTAFQYFDKDNSGYITMEELEQALREYGMSNDKDIKEIISDVDADNDGRINYEEFVAMMRKGQPEAAANLKKRRQSFDANKL